The Deltaproteobacteria bacterium PRO3 sequence CTGCAGGCCATGCAGGACTACGAGAGCGGCCGGATGGGCTAGTCTTTGTCGGACTTGACGGCGCCGCTCTTCGCCCCCAGCCGCGAGAGCATCTCGTCGAAGTAGGGCCGGTCGCGGAGGTTCATGTATTCCTCCGGGAAGGCCACCACCTCGATGTTGGCGATTTTTCGGGCCGGATCGGCATTGCGCAGCACGAAGGAGAAGCGGCTGCCGTCGACCAGCTTGGTGTTGTTCATGAACGGCGTGTCGAAGTAGGAGACGTAGAACTCGATCGTCTTGAAATTGAAATTCTCCGCGGCCGAGCTGACCCGCACCTTGACGTCGGAGTCGCTCACCTCCTGCAACCGCACGGCGAAGGGATAGGTGCCTTCCCTCCCCTTCAGGTTGAAGCTCCCCATCCTCGGACAATCTTCCGTCGAATCCATGCAGAGCCTCAGCTCGATCGGCTCGTTCTGCGGCTTGCTGAGCAGGTTGACCTGCCGGTCGGCCGCGTCCCGCGCGATGGAGAGCAGCCGCAAGCGCTGCTCGGGGTTGATGCGCCGGTTGAGGTCCTCGAAGAGCGGCCTGGCGTCGAAGAACTCCTGGAAGTTGAGCGTGAGCAGGTGGAGGTACATCATCTGCTTCTCGGGGTCCTTCAGGATGTCCTCGCCGAAGTAGCTGCCGATCAGCGCGTTGAACATCTGCGAGCGCAGCGTCGAGTCGGACTGCTCCCGCTGCGTCATGATCTGGACGTAGAGCTGGGTCTCGCGGTTCTTCTCTTGGTTGTAGTTGATGGCGATGGGGATGAAGACCCCCGCCAAGAGGGCGCCGATGGCGGTGACCGTCTTGGCGACCAGGTCCCATTTCGAGGCGGTGACTGGGGCGGGGGCCGGCGGCGTCAAGGGCTACTCCAGTTTAAGATTTTTTTCGGTGGCTTGGGGAAAGACGTCGACCTTCTCCTCGCGGGTCGTCCCGTCGGGCAGCTTGACCTTGAGGGTGTAGGCGCCGGGATCGAGAGTCAGGGAATAAAAGCCGAGGGCGTTGGTCTTGCCGGACTTGTCGCCGGCCGCGACCTCGGCGTCCTTCAGCGGCGCGCCCTTGTAGGAGATCTTGCCGAAGAGCTCGGAGGCCCAAGCCGGCGCGGCGAGTGTCAAAAAGGCTAAGGATAACAATAGGATTTTCTTCATGATCCAGTTCCTTTCGGGAGAAAGTACCCCAATCCGCGAGGGGCTGACAATGAGTCTTTCTCTTAGGACTCGCCGGGCTGGACTTTGGCTAAGGGAGAATTCCGCTTCCCATCCTCGCGAGACGGCGCTTCAATATTGCCCATGCACCAGGTCTGGATCCCTAAAATCGGCGGCCCCGAGGTCCTCGAGGTGAGAGAGGCGCCCGACCCCGAGGCCAAGCCCGGCGAGATCCGCATCCGCGTCAAGGCGGCCGGCGTCAACTTCGCCGACCTCCTGGCGCGGCAGGGCCTCTACCCCGACGCGCCCAAGCTGCCGACGGTGGTGGGCTACGAGGTCGCGGGGGTCGTCGACCAGGCGGAGCCGGGCTCCGGCTTCCTCGTCGGCGACCGGGTCGGCGCCTTCACCCGCTTCGGCGGCTACAGCGACACCGTCGTCGTGCCGGCCGCCTTCGCCTTTCCCCTCTCGCCCACCCTTTCCTTCGAGGAAGGCGCGGCGATCCCGGTCAATTACCTCACCGCCTGGCTGATGCTGGTGAACCAGGGCAACGTGCAACAGGGCGACAAGGTGCTGATCCACGCGGTCGCCGGCGGCGTCGGACAGGCGGCGCTGCAGATCTGCCGCTGGCGCGGGGCGGAGGTCTACGGCACCGCGAGCGCCGCCAAGCACGCGCGCCTTCGCGAGCTGGGCGTCGCACACTGCATCGACTACCATCGCCAGGACTTCGAGGCCGAGGTCCGGCGCCTCACCGGCGGCCGCGGCGTCGAGATTGTCCTGGACGCGGTCGGCGGCGAGTCCTACCGCAAGAGCTACCGCTGTCTGGCAGCCCTCGGCAAACTGATGATGTTCGGGATCTCCAGCTTCAGCAGCTCGGAGCGACGCAGCCTCCTCGCCGTCGCGAAGGGGATGTGGCGCATGCCCAGCTTCAAGCCCCTCGCCCTGCTCAACGAAAACCGCGGCGTCATGGGCTTCAACCTGGGACACCTCTGGGACCGCGGCGAGGCCCTGGCCCGGGCGATGAAGGATATCTTGGGTTTGATCGCGGAGGGAAAACTGCGCCCCACGGTGGACCGGGCCTTTCCCCTGGAGCGGGCCGCCGAGGCCCACGCCTACCTGCACGCCCGCCAGAATTTCGGGAAGGTCCTGCTCAAGCCCTGAGCACACCATCGGAGGCACACCCTCGCAGGCCCAATATATAGTAGCAAGAAGCGCTAGCCCGGCCTCGCCTAACCCCTTGCGCAATGCGTAAAAAATGTGATTTATCCAACAACCTCGGCGGCCTGCCGTCGATAAG is a genomic window containing:
- a CDS encoding carboxypeptidase regulatory-like domain-containing protein, producing the protein MKKILLLSLAFLTLAAPAWASELFGKISYKGAPLKDAEVAAGDKSGKTNALGFYSLTLDPGAYTLKVKLPDGTTREEKVDVFPQATEKNLKLE
- a CDS encoding zinc-binding dehydrogenase — protein: MHQVWIPKIGGPEVLEVREAPDPEAKPGEIRIRVKAAGVNFADLLARQGLYPDAPKLPTVVGYEVAGVVDQAEPGSGFLVGDRVGAFTRFGGYSDTVVVPAAFAFPLSPTLSFEEGAAIPVNYLTAWLMLVNQGNVQQGDKVLIHAVAGGVGQAALQICRWRGAEVYGTASAAKHARLRELGVAHCIDYHRQDFEAEVRRLTGGRGVEIVLDAVGGESYRKSYRCLAALGKLMMFGISSFSSSERRSLLAVAKGMWRMPSFKPLALLNENRGVMGFNLGHLWDRGEALARAMKDILGLIAEGKLRPTVDRAFPLERAAEAHAYLHARQNFGKVLLKP